One genomic region from Pirellulales bacterium encodes:
- a CDS encoding TPM domain-containing protein, with translation MSHQCHRLRLPRLPVSPIRFALAALVGVLMAVGPHTITAADGPTEPEPALAERSDEPDVGEPGRMKLKRPGEREFIVDLADLISSPDEQHIREIATKLLDDKATPVIVVTIESMAKYGGDGMRIETFAHLLFDQWTIGHAKLDGQLWNTGILLLVSADDRKARIELGAGWKHEQDALAQQIMEEQIIPRFRQGDFSGGILAGIEALDKMARGLELPKPPTPWWQPVLVVAAIALMIFTVVSLIRRGAGGWAWLLWGAIFSIVGYLLYSFLRSSMNSGGGDFSGGSFGGGYSGGGGATGSW, from the coding sequence ATGAGCCATCAATGTCATCGGCTTCGCCTCCCGCGGTTGCCTGTCAGTCCGATTCGTTTTGCGTTGGCCGCTCTCGTCGGCGTTTTGATGGCCGTTGGTCCGCATACGATCACGGCGGCCGACGGTCCGACTGAGCCGGAGCCAGCTCTGGCGGAGCGGTCCGACGAACCCGACGTGGGCGAACCGGGCCGCATGAAGTTGAAGCGTCCGGGCGAGCGCGAGTTCATCGTCGATCTGGCCGATCTTATTTCATCGCCCGACGAGCAACACATCCGCGAGATTGCGACCAAGCTGCTCGACGACAAGGCGACGCCGGTCATCGTCGTCACGATCGAGTCGATGGCCAAGTACGGCGGCGACGGCATGCGCATCGAGACCTTCGCCCATCTGTTGTTCGATCAGTGGACGATCGGGCATGCCAAGCTCGACGGTCAGCTCTGGAACACCGGCATCTTGCTGCTGGTGTCGGCTGACGACCGCAAGGCCCGCATTGAGTTGGGCGCGGGCTGGAAGCACGAGCAAGACGCCTTGGCCCAGCAGATCATGGAAGAGCAAATCATTCCGCGTTTTCGCCAGGGCGACTTTTCCGGTGGCATCCTGGCCGGCATCGAAGCGCTCGACAAAATGGCGCGCGGCCTGGAGTTGCCGAAGCCACCCACGCCTTGGTGGCAGCCCGTGTTGGTCGTAGCGGCCATCGCGTTGATGATCTTCACGGTGGTCTCCCTCATTCGCCGCGGCGCCGGCGGTTGGGCCTGGCTCTTGTGGGGAGCGATCTTCTCGATCGTGGGCTACCTGCTTTACTCGTTCCTGAGAAGCTCCATGAACTCGGGCGGAGGCGATTTCTCAGGCGGTTCGTTCGGTGGAGGTTATTCGGGCGGCGGTGGCGCCACGGGGTCGTGGTAA